In the genome of Sander vitreus isolate 19-12246 chromosome 13, sanVit1, whole genome shotgun sequence, one region contains:
- the LOC144527306 gene encoding F-box only protein 39-like, translating to MDEEFLPLQNREDSTLKEGFGGEEDRKEEMGQVLSVAGHGCSSERVSGWGSLPDVCLRHVFRFLTDRNRSNADLVCHHWHNVMRSPSLWRSHFFHFNGRLSKYRQSEYCSAVAYVRSLGVYLEQLEVCVCPPRRSLVARRLEQAISGLFSELTRVNAPLKSLSLMRLGLDQPSWTLELRKSLVDCLILFLRRGASRLTSVCLTEMRICMNQGLEVLSVLAHSQRCYYPRCSSLDLRGFFSGELQVHRNSDVPRILRYLQGLTDLSLSYSCLSDELLMAFQHRQRGWRDVTYLQTFSLHCTLNEPHEQVVCGCSWATLASSCPGLKVKLTVDQIINTDRLAGILLPEIPLTEYSMTAFYSPDQNWSTLPLLCRMLPRYRHSLQYLSLDLSNCSESLDEELLELVKVCERLEQLRIWAFLEISTVQRLLHIRLTKKSLLNKIRVRVYSINDETEEQEDQLKELLSSYLHLAPELDFFAKVCPFV from the exons ATGGATGAGGAGTTTCTCCCATTGCAAAACAGAGAAGACAGCACTCTGAAGGAGGGCTTTGGTGGAGAAGAGGACAGAAAAGAAGAGATGGGACAAGTGCTCAGTGTTGCAGGTCATGGGTGTAGCTCAGAGAGGGTGAGCGGTTGGGGGTCACTTCCTGATGTGTGCTTGCGGCACGTTTTCAGGTTTCTCACTGACCGTAATCGCAGTAATGCAGACCTGGTTTGTCACCACTGGCACAATGTCATgcgttctccctctctctggcgCTCCCACTTCTTCCACTTCAATGGTCGGCTGTCCAAATACAGGCAGTCTGAATACTGCTCTGCTGTGGCCTATGTCCGCTCTCTGGGAGTCTACCTGGAGCagctggaggtgtgtgtgtgtcctccacGCAGGTCCTTAGTAGCCCGGCGACTGGAGCAAGCCATCAGCGGGCTATTTTCTGAGCTTACTAG AGTAAATGCACCACTGAAGTCCCTCTCCCTCATGAGACTGGGGTTGGACCAGCCCTCCTGGACTTTAGAGCTCAGGAAGTCTTTAGTAGACTGCCTGATTCTCTTCCTCCGCAGAGGGGCCTCAAGGCTTACCTCTGTTTGTCTGACTGAGATGCGAATCTGCATGAATCAG GGTCTGGAGGTGCTTTCTGTCCTGGCACATTCACAGAGGTGCTACTACCCCCGGTGCTCTTCTTTGGACTTGAGGGGATTCTTTTCTGGTGAACTGCAAGTCCACCGTAACTCTGACGTGCCCCGCATCCTGCGCTACCTGCAAGGACTCACCGACCTGAGCCTGAGTTACTCCTGCTTGTCAGATGAGCTGTTAATGGCATTCCAGCACAGACAGcgaggatggagagatgtcaccTACTTgcaaacattttcactgcactGTACTTTGAATGAGCCCCATGAACAG GTGGTGTGTGGTTGCTCATGGGCAACTTTGGCATCAAGCTGCCCTGGCCTGAAAGTCAAGCTTACAGTGGACCAAATCATCAACACTGACAGGCTTGCAGGGATACTGCTGCCTGAGATTCCCTTGACAGAATACTCCATGACAGCTTTCTACTCCCCCGATCAAAACTGGAGCACCCTGCCGCTCCTCTGTCGCATGCTGCCTCGATACAGGCACAGTCTGCAG TATCTGAGCCTGGACCTGAGCAACTGCAGCGAATCCCTGGATGAAGAGCTGTTGGAACTGGTTAAGGTGTGTGAGCGCCTGGAGCAGCTGAGAATCTGGGCTTTCTTGGAAATCAGCACTGTGCAGAGGCTGCTACACATCAGACTGACAAAAAAGAGCTTACTCAACAAGATCAGA GTGAGAGTCTACTCAATAAATGACGAAACTGAAGAGCAGGAAGACCAGCTGAAGGAATTATTGTCTTCCTACCTGCATCTCGCTCCTGAACTGGACTTTTTCGCTAAAGTCTGCCCCTTTGTATGa
- the LOC144527663 gene encoding uncharacterized protein LOC144527663, protein MEEEREERAESTQSGTTSTQVDTPTQSCSEENREPQNDQAESSACDGEVGGEDLCISDAETLPQETLLATNTQDDADFHPLSPLPTEEELTLPSVSSHPSNKTQHRPSEPCWYCLRSLDSEYRPETPEQEDSDPLSPSPSSGQKVSYQTDPRPHFGVAWSSHSTCRPLWGSEGPGWGQRNQEVPDQTHTCPHCHLGLPPDTLRWHEAKCFLFEEQRDSKK, encoded by the exons ATGGAGGAAGAAAGGGAGGAACGGGCAGAGAGCACCCAGAG TGGGACGACTTCTACCCAGGTTGACACACCGACTCAGAGCTGCAGTGAGGAGAACAGAGAGCCCCAAAACGACCAGGCCGAGAGTTCAGCCTGTGATGGAGAG GTCGGGGGGGAGGATCTATGTATCAGTGACGCAGAGACCTTACCACAGGAGACTCTCCtagccacaaacacacaggacgaTGCTGACTTCCACCCATTGTCCCCCCTGCCAACAGAGGAAGAGTTGACCCTCCCTTCAGTGTCATCTCATCCCTCCAACAAAACACAGC ATCGTCCATCTGAACCCTGCTGGTATTGCCTGAGGTCTCTTGACTCAGAGTATCGTCCTGAAACTCCTGAACAG GAAGACTCAGATCCTTTGTCACCgtcgccctctagtggccagaAAGTGAGCTACCAGACAGACCCTCGACCTCACTTTGGCGTAGCTTGGTCCTCCCACTCCACATGCCGCCCCCTGTGGGGCAGTGAGGGTCCCGGCTGGGGGCAAAGGAACCAGGAAGTGCCTGATCAGACACACACCTGCCCCCATTGCCATCTGGGGCTGCCCCCTGACACACTGCGCTGGCATGAG GCTAAGTGTTTCCTGTTTGAAGAGCAGAGGGACTCAAAGAAATAA
- the LOC144528240 gene encoding uncharacterized protein LOC144528240, with protein sequence MTCHHAPSTAHLILLVLLIVTPHLAGTNPVWGEGREGGVEGHTRTDLKKDNLAPFLSPPPQSLSSPDNVSLDRGRGLGQDNQSDNLMDPAQMLAVLLEALDHPGESEIQASRDRDWEEDQSQELPSIEGLEGGEIRRTGETGGERGVEEEGRVADKAIEQLIVSHLTANQGDDLKEDVEEDKNTRSEQDQGWSMEDVGADSVNEEEGKEDEGQEEENYLESFLNKARLSSASQGDDPSLQRKIRGYFQNIDLGLQDNEILPPLKGYKAYNTQLARAGKKLHWEENQSRNRPTKGGNFMDDFDDEGEELEEEVEEEEESLSHMAEEARARAEKQEVLRQQEEAERAREEEQRLADIASDMLLQYMGRKQQSYMKPRQKSSMGAASNTAEDKRSEEVISDEDDLDQQMIDRLIEISSKLHLPADDVIEIISDVEEKKKKRKELQQLPTNSNPVAPRFRPLVPPPLAAPPIYHYTASKNPKKAPYRFNKSNKKWHKDKVKSYKQDYWYKPQKQLDYWYKPQKQFLAFPSYPYYQKPYRAYYPVYFPYPKPQYYGKPSPSRDQPFGPQELDLQTPRRRHRAGGKNRGQGWRKQPVPRLPLTPYISNYILPHPRTYQPLPPPKPITTPTRGRRPPYFYQQVTPGDDYEEDGLVPQLDSEEELENFIERIYMKRRMY encoded by the coding sequence ATGACCTGTCATCACGCCCCTTCCACAGCCCACCTCATCCTATTGGTCCTGCTCATTGTCACTCCACATCTGGCTGGCACCAACCCTGTGTGGGgtgagggaagggagggaggggtggaggGGCACACCCGGACAGACCTTAAAAAGGACAACCTCGCCCCCTTTCTCTCACCCCCACCCCAGAGTCTCTCCAGCCCTGACAACGTGTCGCTAGACCGGGGCCGGGGCCTGGGTCAAGATAACCAATCAGATAACTTGATGGACCCTGCGCAGATGCTTGCTGTTCTTCTGGAGGCCCTGGACCACCCAGGGGAGAGTGAAATCCAGgcgagcagagacagagactggGAAGAGGATCAGAGTCAGGAGCTGCCCTCCATTGAAGGCCTGGAGGGTGGTGAGATAAGGAGAACAGGggagacagggggagagaggggggtggaggaggaggggcgaGTGGCTGATAAGGCTATTGAACAGCTAATTGTAAGCCATTTGACAGCTAATCAGGGTGATGACTTAAAGGAAGATGTTGAGGAGGATAAAAACACAAGGTCAGAGCAGGATCAAGGGTGGTCCATGGAGGATGTGGGAGCTGATAGTGTAAATGAGGAAGAAGGGAAAGAAGATGAGGGGCAGGAGGAGGAAAATTATTTAGAAAGTTTCTTAAACAAGGCCAGACTAAGTTCCGCCTCACAGGGAGATGATCCTTCTCTGCAGCGCAAAATAAGAGGCTACTTCCAAAACATTGACTTGGGTCTCCAAGATAATGAGATCCTGCCTCCTCTGAAGGGCTACAAGGCATACAACACTCAGCTAGCACGAGCCGGAAAGAAGTTGCACTGGGAGGAGAACCAGTCCCGTAACCGACCCACCAAGGGGGGCAACTTCATGGATGACTTTGATGATGAGggagaggagctggaggaggaggttgaagaagaagaggagagccTCTCCCACATGGCAGAGGAGGCGAGAGCACGCGCAGAGAAACAGGAGGTGCTCCggcagcaggaggaggcggAGCGAGCCAGAGAGGAGGAGCAAAGGCTGGCAGACATCGCCTCTGACATGCTGCTGCAGTACATGGGGAGGAAGCAGCAGTCCTACATGAAGCCCCGGCAGAAAAGCAGTATGGGGGCCGCCAGCAACACCGCCGAGGACAAGCGTTCCGAGGAGGTCATCTCCGATGAAGACGACCTGGACCAGCAAATGATCGACAGGCTGATTGAGATCAGCAGCAAGCTGCATCTGCCTGCTGATGATGTGATTGAGATTATCAGTGACgtggaggagaaaaagaagaaaaggaaagagtTGCAACAGCTGCCTACCAACAGCAACCCTGTCGCCCCACGCTTCAGGCCTCTGGTACCTCCTCCTCTGGCTGCTCCGCCTATCTACCACTACACTGCCTCAAAAAACCCCAAGAAAGCCCCTTATAGGTTTAACAAGTCCAACAAGAAATGGCACAAGGACAAAGTCAAGTCATACAAGCAGGACTATTGGTATAAGCCTCAGAAGCAGCTTGACTACTGGTATAAACCCCAGAAACAGTTTTTAGCCTTTCCCTCTTATCCATACTACCAGAAGCCATATCGAGCATACTACCCTGTTTATTTCCCATATCCCAAACCACAATATTATGGCAAGCCCTCCCCTTCCAGAGACCAGCCTTTCGGCCCCCAGGAACTTGACCTCCAGACCCCAAGGCGCAGGCACAGGGCTGGGGGTAAGAACCGTGGGCAGGGCTGGAGGAAGCAGCCAGTGCCACGCCTGCCTCTTACCCCTTATATCTCTAACTATATCCTTCCTCACCCACGGACCTACCAACCCCTACCTCCGCCCAAACCAATAACCACGCCCACTAGAGGAAGGCGACCCCCGTACTTCTATCAACAAGTCACACCGGGAGATGATTATGAGGAAGATGGGCTGGTGCCTCAGCTGGACAGTGAGGAGGAACTGGAAAACTTTATTGAGAGGATCTACATGAAACGCAGAATGTACTGA
- the slc25a1a gene encoding tricarboxylate transport protein A, mitochondrial: MSSLLKPFSVCEGPCDSCSVRRGCRSSTPHQQPPSQRLAATAGLGFLPAHQPPYGARRNLAAAAVGGRKITHPGKAILAGGIAGGIEICITFPTEYVKTQLQLDERANPPRYRGIGDCVKLTVQDHGLRGLYRGLSSLLYGSIPKSAVRFGTFEILSNPMRDATGRLDNTRSLLCGLGAGIAEAIMVVCPMETLKVKLIHDQCSLRPRYRGFFHGVSEIIREQGVRGTYQGLTATVLKQGTNQAIRFYVMNALRNWYKGDDPGRDMHPIVTAMFGATAGAASVFGNTPLDVVKTRMQGLEAHRYKNTVDCAFQILKHEGPQAFYKGTVPRLGRVCLDVAIVFVIYEEVVKLLNNVWKTQ; the protein is encoded by the exons ATGTCGTCCCTATTGAAGCCGTTTTCGGTGTGTGAGGGACCGTGCGATAGCTGCAGTGTGAGGAGAGGATGCCGGAGCTCAACTCCACATCAGCAACCTCCATCTCAGCGTTTGGCCGCCACGGCGGGGCTGGGCTTTTTGCCGGCCCACCAGCCGCCGTACGGGGCGAGGAGAAACCTCGCGGCTGCTGCAGTCGGGGGGAGGAAAATCACGCATCCTGGAAAGGCCATCCTCGCAG GTGGCATTGCAGGAGGAATAGAGATCTGTATCACCTTCCCCACAGAGTATGTCAAGACCCAGCTGCAGCTAGATGAGAGAGCCAACCCACCACGATACAGAGGGATCG gcgaCTGTGTGAAGTTGACTGTGCAAGATCACGGGCTCAGAGGGCTGTATCGAGGTCTCAGCTCCCTGCTCTATGGATCAATACCCAAGTCTGCAGTGAG GTTTGGCACGTTTGAAATTCTCAGCAACCCAATGCGAGACGCCACAGGTCGGCTAGACAACACGCGGAGCCTCTTGTGTGGTTTAGGAGCAGGTATAGCGGAGGCCATCATGGTCGTCTGCCCCATGGAGACGCTCAAG GTGAAGTTGATCCATGACCAGTGTTCGCTCAGACCTCGCTACAGAGGCTTCTTTCACGGAGTCAGTGAGATTATCAGAGAACAGG GCGTGAGGGGGACGTATCAAGGTCTGACGGCGACTGTGCTCAAGCAAGGAACCAATCAGGCCATCCGATTCTATGTGATGAACGCGCTGCGCAATTGGTACAAAG GTGACGACCCAGGACGAGACATGCACCCAATTGTCACGGCGATGTTTGGAGCGACGGCGGGAGCAGCCAGTGTTTTTGGAAATACACCTCTGGATGTGGTAAAGACCAGGATGCAG GGTTTGGAGGCCCACCGCTACAAAAACACAGTGGACTGTGCCTTCCAGATCCTGAAGCATGAAGGACCACAGGC GTTCTACAAAGGAACAGTGCCCAGGCTTGGCCGCGTGTGCTTGGACGTGGCCATAGTCTTTGTCATCTATGAGGAGGTGGTCAAACTACTCAACAATGTGTGGAAGACCCAGTAG